Proteins encoded together in one Hylaeus volcanicus isolate JK05 chromosome 3, UHH_iyHylVolc1.0_haploid, whole genome shotgun sequence window:
- the LOC128874260 gene encoding SUMO-activating enzyme subunit 1 isoform X2, producing MAEDKNQNIELTDHEAELYDRQIRLWGLDSQKRLRAAKVLLIGLNGFGAEVAKNIILAGVEAVTFLDHRNVTVEDRCSQFLTPRDTLGKNRAEASLQRAKNLNHMVNIEADTSKVEDKPDAYFCNFDVVCASECTITQMKRINKICRKHNVKFFAGDVWGTFGYTFADLKVHEYAEDIVQTKKIQLSESGEPMDKEKFENITVTEKRKDIFVPFESILNVPKTSIPKESEMYYMMLIMLNYREKYNKDPSPSERGSENFIAEATEIIKKYDLGDKLNPFVEGDVYAQVSPACAIVGGIMGQEIIKAVSQKGAVNNNLFIFNPDTLCGKILKLE from the exons ATGGCTGAGGACAAGAATCAAAACATTGAATTGACAGATCACGAAGCAGAGTTGTATGACAGACAAATCCGTTTGTGGGGTTTAGATTCACAGAAACG cTTACGAGCAGccaaagtattattaataggCTTAAATGGTTTTGGAGCAGAAGTagcaaaaaatattattctggcAGGTGTGGAAGCAGTTACATTTTTAGATCATAGAAATGTAACAGTTGAGGATCGGTGCTCTCAATTTTTAACACCTAGAGATACATTAGGAAAGAAT AGGGCCGAAGCATCTTTACAAAGAgctaaaaatttaaatcatatGGTTAATATTGAAGCTGACACATCTAAGGTAGAGGATAAGCCAGATgcatatttctgtaattttgaTGTTGTTTGTGCATCGGAATGTACCATTACACAAATGAAgagaattaacaaaatatgtagaaaGCATAACGTGAAATTCTTTGCTGGTGATGTATGGGGAACTTTTGGCTATACTTTTGCTGATTTAAAAGTCCATGAATATGCAGA AGACATAGTACAAACCAAAAAGATACAACTCTCAGAGAGCGGTGAGCCAATGGACAAAGagaagtttgaaaatataactGTGACAGAGAAACGTAAAGATATATTTGTACCttttgaatcaattttaaatgtccCAAAGACTTCCATTCCTAAAGAGTcagaaatgtattatatgaTGTTAA TAATGCTCAATTACCgtgaaaaatacaacaaaGATCCATCACCCAGCGAAAGAGGTTCCGAGAATTTCATAGCAGAGGCTAcagaaatcataaaaaaatacgatCTCGGAGATAAACTAAATCCTTTCGTTGA GGGTGACGTATACGCACAAGTCAGCCCAGCATGCGCTATCGTCGGCGGTATTATGGgccaagaaataattaaagcgGTCTCACAAAAGGGCGctgtgaataataatttattcatcttCAACCCAGACACATTGTGTGGAAAGATTTTGAAACTGG AATGA
- the LOC128874260 gene encoding SUMO-activating enzyme subunit 1 isoform X1, which yields MAEDKNQNIELTDHEAELYDRQIRLWGLDSQKRLRAAKVLLIGLNGFGAEVAKNIILAGVEAVTFLDHRNVTVEDRCSQFLTPRDTLGKNRAEASLQRAKNLNHMVNIEADTSKVEDKPDAYFCNFDVVCASECTITQMKRINKICRKHNVKFFAGDVWGTFGYTFADLKVHEYAEDIVQTKKIQLSESGEPMDKEKFENITVTEKRKDIFVPFESILNVPKTSIPKESEMYYMMLIMLNYREKYNKDPSPSERGSENFIAEATEIIKKYDLGDKLNPFVEGDVYAQVSPACAIVGGIMGQEIIKAVSQKGAVNNNLFIFNPDTLCGKILKLGQ from the exons ATGGCTGAGGACAAGAATCAAAACATTGAATTGACAGATCACGAAGCAGAGTTGTATGACAGACAAATCCGTTTGTGGGGTTTAGATTCACAGAAACG cTTACGAGCAGccaaagtattattaataggCTTAAATGGTTTTGGAGCAGAAGTagcaaaaaatattattctggcAGGTGTGGAAGCAGTTACATTTTTAGATCATAGAAATGTAACAGTTGAGGATCGGTGCTCTCAATTTTTAACACCTAGAGATACATTAGGAAAGAAT AGGGCCGAAGCATCTTTACAAAGAgctaaaaatttaaatcatatGGTTAATATTGAAGCTGACACATCTAAGGTAGAGGATAAGCCAGATgcatatttctgtaattttgaTGTTGTTTGTGCATCGGAATGTACCATTACACAAATGAAgagaattaacaaaatatgtagaaaGCATAACGTGAAATTCTTTGCTGGTGATGTATGGGGAACTTTTGGCTATACTTTTGCTGATTTAAAAGTCCATGAATATGCAGA AGACATAGTACAAACCAAAAAGATACAACTCTCAGAGAGCGGTGAGCCAATGGACAAAGagaagtttgaaaatataactGTGACAGAGAAACGTAAAGATATATTTGTACCttttgaatcaattttaaatgtccCAAAGACTTCCATTCCTAAAGAGTcagaaatgtattatatgaTGTTAA TAATGCTCAATTACCgtgaaaaatacaacaaaGATCCATCACCCAGCGAAAGAGGTTCCGAGAATTTCATAGCAGAGGCTAcagaaatcataaaaaaatacgatCTCGGAGATAAACTAAATCCTTTCGTTGA GGGTGACGTATACGCACAAGTCAGCCCAGCATGCGCTATCGTCGGCGGTATTATGGgccaagaaataattaaagcgGTCTCACAAAAGGGCGctgtgaataataatttattcatcttCAACCCAGACACATTGTGTGGAAAGATTTTGAAACTGGGTCAGTAA
- the LOC128874257 gene encoding protein C12orf4 homolog has product MNMPEEEYVEKTFIYKFPTCTTNQEYILEVPLKIPYRGSIKELMHRLMSSFKLPCYVESDLLKSLEHTIKELTLQYHDEKAEKALESAQLGNLDIEEIIKSWEKIYKQQTVEYADPIGTTDEELFATAYHRLVHSPSLEPILQAEHKFGREVTEVIQMRDTHYDQLTQKQTDEMRVAVETLEAGSTEKSINEMAGRHFEEQSLLQGHWGSRVDALKLEQRRQYRNWIMRLLEEQQTNMLPTPVGSPMVSMPSIRPALDNFVHSEDKNTADYPILEESFTIHLGSQMKQMHNIRILTGDVLDFCRIKKSESGMDPTPQRLQTALGLYSNDLCGLVLLSDNHLGSYSGMTKELCSICQLTTEFHFPPIDEQLEKIRDDVKDAVAWRQAHHKGNDSHAKKSTTSKSLQTGDVYITRHSNLAQVHVIFHMVVNDSLRSGDINSRHPVILGLRNILKTACCNDVTTLTIPVLLVHEMSEDMTVAWCTKRAELVFKCVKGFMIEMSSWGGAELKNLQFLVPKGMSEEVFGTLATMLPSIFRVSNPLVFKATSTPQTPKK; this is encoded by the exons ATGAATATGCCTGAAGAAGAGTATGTGgagaaaacatttatatataaatttccaaCATGTACAACAAATCAGGAGTACATATTGGAAGTaccattaaaaattccatatcGTGGTTCTATCAAAGAACTCATGCACCGTTTAATGTCATCATTCAAGTTACCATGTTATGTTGAATCAGATTTACTGAAATCACTAGAGCATACTATTAAAGAGCTGACATTACAATACCATGATGAAAAAGCAGAGAAGGCTCTTGAAAGTGCTCAATTGGGAAACTTAGATATtgaggaaataataaaaagttggGAAAAAATTTACAAGCAACAAACAGTGGAATATGCTGATCCAATTGGAACAACTGATGAAGAACTCTTTGCTACTGCATATCATAGATTGGTGCATTCTCCATCATTAGAACCTATTTTGCAAGCAGAACATAAATTTGGAAGAGAAGTTACTGAAGTAATTCAGATGAGAGACACACATTATGACCAACTCACACAAAA gCAAACCGATGAAATGCGCGTCGCTGTCGAAACTCTCGAGGCTGGGTCCACCGAAAAATCTATAAACGAGATGGCGGGACGACACTTCGAGGAACAAAGTTTATTGCAAGGTCACTGGGGATCAAGAGTCGACGCCTTGAAATTAGAACAAAGGCGTCAATATCGTAATTGGATCATGAGATTATTGGAAGAACAGCAAACAAACATGCTACCAACTCCAGT gGGTTCTCCGATGGTGTCTATGCCGTCAATTCGACCGGCGTTAGACAATTTTGTTCACAGCGAGGACAAAAATACAGCGGACTATCCAATCTTGGAGGAAAGTTTCACTATACATTTAGGCTCCCAGATGAAGCAAATGCACAATATACGTATACTGACCGGCGATGTATTAGACTTTTGTAGAATAAAGAAGAGCGAGTCAGG AATGGATCCCACCCCACAAAGATTGCAGACTGCTTTAGGATTGTACTCTAACGACTTGTGCGGATTGGTACTGCTGAGTGACAATCATTTAGGAAGTTATTCGGGCATGACAAAAG aattatgCTCGATATGCCAGTTGACGACCGAGTTCCATTTTCCACCGATCGATGAACAATTGGAAAAGATTCGAGATGACGTAAAGGATGCTGTTGCCTGGAGGCAAGCGCATCACAAAGGAAACGACTCACAT GCGAAAAAGTCAACGACTAGCAAGAGCTTACAAACGGGCGACGTTTACATCACGAGGCATTCAAACTTGGCCCAAGTCCATGTAATTTTTCACATGGTAGTGAATGACTCATTGAGGTCTG gTGATATCAATTCGAGACACCCCGTCATCTTGGGATTgagaaacattttgaaaactgCTTGCTGCAATGATGTGACCACGTTAACCATCCCCGTGCTCCTCGTACACGAAATGTCCGAG GATATGACCGTGGCATGGTGCACGAAAAGAGCAGAGCTCGTTTTCAAGTGCGTGAAAGGGTTCATGATAGAAATGTCATCTTGGGGCGGCGCAGAACTGAAGAATCTGCAGTTTCTCGTGCCGaag GGGATGTCCGAAGAAGTGTTTGGTACTCTAGCCACGATGTTACCAAGTATATTCCGAGTCTCGAATCCATTGGTGTTCAAAGCAACGAGCACACCTCAAACTCCAAAAAAATGA
- the LOC128874259 gene encoding leucine-rich repeat neuronal protein 1-like: MWCGTITVIALILSTASAKTLDLSGKNLKKEDFFLNLQSQVSLSEITDLILRNNQFDSFLDCSTNLPSLKTLDLSHNHLQRFFFLCREEYNLQVLNVSHNQLMYIDEYALNDRIPKLQILDLSSNKLSIVNETMLEHFKVLEYLSLASNPVYDGIHDKAFCNLKALRYLDLRNVSAPQFTSELFKTLTNLSTLDLSSNPISSVPSLPESLVELDLSNTQLSEIHKIDAPGLKELKLNYMQNLKELLLNEFENLHNLETLHVAGSKKLVHIKMSPTDKVILPRLQRLSVHDCALKTLDYNLLPVLKRTPILNFESNPWNCDCKMQWIVSLNATKTFSRDIKCRTPPRYFKVYLSQIPKYELECETKSSLFYPILWACVLILVVAIVLVAGFFLLKRPIGHWDIRRKNRDTVTYKNVDESSNDMVRILAVGETGDRNEE, from the exons ATGTGGTGCGGGACGATCACGGTTATCGCCTTAATTCTGTCGACAGCCTCGGCGAAGACG CTCGATCTGTCAGGCAAAAACTTGAAGAAGGAGGACTTCTTCTTGAATCTCCAGTCGCAAGTGTCCCTGTCGGAGATCACCGATTTAATTCTTCGGAACAACCAGTTCGACAGCTTCCTCGATTGTTCCACTAATCTTCCGAGCCTCAAAACATTGGATCTGTCGCACAATCACCTCCAACGATTCTTCTTTCTCTGCAGAGAAGAATATAATTTGCAGGTGTTAAACGTGAGCCACAACCAACTAATGTACATCGACGAATACGCCCTGAACGACCGAATCCCGAAGCTCCAGATACTCGATCTCTCATCGAACAAACTATCGATTGTCAACGAAACGATGCTGGAGCACTTCAAA GTTTTGGAATACCTTTCGTTGGCCAGCAATCCGGTATACGACGGGATACACGACAAAGCGTTTTGTAACTTGAAAGCGCTGCGATACTTGGACCTGCGCAATGTGTCAGCGCCACAGTTCACGTCCGAGTTATTCAAAACGTTAACTAACTTATCCACCCTGGATTTATCATCGAACCCCATTTCGTCGGTTCCGTCGTTACCGGAGAGCCTGGTAGAGCTCGACTTATCCAACACGCAACTTTCGGAAATACACAAAATCGATGCGCCTGGGTTGAAAGAATTGAAGTTGAATTACATGCAAAATCTGAAGGAATTGTTACTCAACGAATTCGAAAATCTGCACAACTTGGAAACGTTGCACGTGGCTGGCTCGAAGAAATTAGTGCATATTAAAATGTCTCCGACCGATAAAGTTATTCTACCGCGATTGCAGCGCCTCTCGGTACATGACTGCGCCCTTAAAACTCTGGATTATAACTTACTGCCGGTATTAAAGAGAACGCCGATTTTGAACTTCGAGAGCAACCCTTGGAACTGCGACTGCAAAATGCAATGGATAGTCTCGTTGAACGCGACCAAGACATTTAGTCGGGATATCAA ATGCCGTACTCCCCCACGGTATTTCAAAGTATACTTGAGCCAGATACCAAAGTACGAGTTGGAGTGCGAGACCAAGTCGTCGCTGTTCTATCCTATATTGTGGGCCTGCGTTTTGATTCTCGTCGTGGCGATCGTTTTGGTGGCAGGGTTCTTCCTTCTGAAGCGACCGATCGGTCACTGGGACATCAGGCGAAAGAACAGGGACACAGTCACCTACAAAAACGTCGACGAGTCCTCGAACGACATGGTGAGAATTCTGGCGGTGGGCGAGACGGGCGATCGCAACGAAGAATGA